A region of the Mesoterricola sediminis genome:
TGGCGATGCCGGTGTTGCCGCTCGTGGCTTCGGCGATGGGGGCCCCCGGCGCCAGGACGCCGCGCTCGTAGGCCCGGGTCAGCACGTGGAGGGCCATGCGGTCCTTGATGCTGCCCGTCATGTTGAGGTTCTCGGCCTTGGCGAAGATTCGCCGGGGTTTCCCCTCGAAGGTGAAGCGGATCTCCAGGAGGGGCGTGTTGCCCACCAGGTGCCCCAGGTCGTGGATGCGGCGCGCGGTTTCAGCGTTCATAAATTCCCTCGTTTGAAGTCTTCCATGAATACAATCCCCATTGTCATACCGACAATGTGCCCACAATCCGTGCGCCCTCCGGAGGGCCCTGAGGGGCGGCACGCGGAAAAAATTACCGCTTTTATTTCGCTTTTTTTGCGCCATATTGAAGCGCTCGGAGGTCGAGCGTGCTGGCGATGTGGGTTCCCGAAATGCCATTCCAGATGGCCTGCCAGGGCGACGCGGGTCTGAAGGACCGTCCCCTGGCCTTCCTGAGCGAGGGGGCCGCCCGGACCCCCTGCCTCTGGCTGGTGAACCGCCGGGCGCGGGCGGAGGGCCTGGCCCCCGGCGAGCCCATGGACCAGGCCCTGCGCCGGGTGCCGGGCCTGCGGGTGCTGGATCCCACGCCCCAGACCTGGTGGGAGGCCCAGGCCGCCCTGGGCGAGTTCCTCCAGCACTGGTCCCCCCAGGGCCTCCTGGGCCGCATGGGCGAGGCCCTCGTGGAGCTGCGGGGCACCGGGCGGCTCCACGGCGGTCCCCTCGACGCCGCGGCCCGCATGCAGCGGGATCTGCGGGAGGCCCACGGCTGGCTGAGCCACGGGGGCCTCTCCCTCAGCGCCACGGCCGCCCGCATCGCCACCCGGGCGCCCGAGGCCCCCGGCCTCCACCTGGCGCAGGTGCCCGAGGGGTCGGAACAGGTCTTCCTGGCCCCGCATCCCCTCATCCGCCTGCCGGACATCACCCCCCGGGTGCGCTACCGCTTCCGGCGCCTGGGGCTCATGCGCCTGGGGGACCTCCAGCCCGTGCCCCTGCCCACCCTCGCCCAGATCATGCCCGAGGCCGACGCCCGCGTGGCCCTCGCCCGGGCCCGGGGGGAGGACCGGCCCCGCCTGCCCATGCTGGCCGATCCCCTGGGGGAGTCCCGCCATCCCTGGCGGCTCGAGCCCCCCTGCCTGCCGGAGGAGGTTCCCCTGGCCATCTGGTGCCTGGACCGGTTCTGGAACGACGGCCGCACGCCCCGCCAGCTCACCCTCCGCTGGTGGGACGTGGACGGGGAGGCCCACGCCTGGAAGGCCCCCGAGGCCGCCCTGGCCGAGCCCGCCATGGCATTGGCCCGCCTCGTGGAGGCCGCCTTCCGCCGGGGCGCCACCCGGCGCATCCTCGTGCACCGCCTGGAACTGCACGCCGCCTGGGGCCTGGGCCGGCCCCGGAGCCTCTTCGAGGAGCCCCTGGCCCGCAAGCTGGGGGCCCTGGAGACCACCCTGGCGAAGCTCCGCCGCCGCTTCCCCGGCCAGCCCGTGCTGCCGGGCTGGGCCAAGGGGGTGGCGTCATGAGACGCCCGCCTCCCGCCCAGCTGGGCGCGGCCGGGGAGGTGCCCCGGTGACCTTCGCCCTCGCCATCACCGACTTCTCCGTGGGGGAAGGGGTCTACACGGCCCCCATGGCCGTGGCCCTCGCCAAGCACCTGGGTTACCGGGCCCTCGCCGCCTGGGATTCCGGGCTCCACGGCTGGCCGCGCCTGCGGGAGGCGGCCCTGGCGGCGGGGCTCACGCCCCTGCTGGGCTGCCGATTCCCGTGGCGGGGCTTCGCCTTCGGGGCCCTGCCCTGCTCCGACCGGGGGTACGGGGAGCTCTGCCGCCTGCTCACGGACCAGGCCCACGGCCGCGAGGGGGAGCCCCCCCGGGAGTGCGTCCTCCTGGCCGAGACCCCGGAGGGGCAGGCCTACCTGGCCCGGGAGGGCTTCGCCGTCCACCTCCTGGCGAATCCGCGGGCCAGCCGGGAGGGCCTGGACGCCGCCCGCCAGGGCATTCCCCTGGCCTGCCCCCAGGTGCTCCGCTTCCGCAAGGCGGCGGGGCTGGACCTGCACCGCCTCAAGCGGGCCATGGCCGGGCGCAGCACGGTGGCCCGGGTGGAGCCCCTCTGGGAGCCCCGGGACGCCGCCGTCACGCGGGCCCAGTGGGAGACCCGCTTCCCCGGCGCGGACCCCGCCGCGGCGCGGGAGACGGAGGCCATCCTGGAGCGGGCCTCGGCCTGGCGCATGCATTGGGGGGACTGGGTGATGCCCCGGCCCATCCGGGCCATGGACGCGGACCTGGACGCGGAGCTGGCCGAGCGGGTCCGGGCGGGCATCCCCCGGCGCTACGCCGAGCCGCCCCCGGAGCTGGCCGGGCGCATCGGGCTGGAGCTGGACCTCATCCGCCGCAAGCGCTTCGCGGGCTACTTCCTGGCCGTGCACGACATCATCCGGGAGGCCCGCGCGACCCGAACCTGCGGGCGCGGCAGCGGCGCGGCCTCCGTCGTCAGCTTCCTCCTGGGCATCACCAACGTGGACCCCGTGGCCACGAACCTCATGTTCGAGCGCTTCCTCTCCGAGGCCCGCCGGGACCCGCCGGACCTGGACATCGACTTCGCCTGGGACGAGCGGGACGCCGTCATCGCCTCCGTCTTCCGCCGCTACGGGGCGGACCGCATCGCCATGGTCTCCAACCACGTCTACTTCAAGGCCAAGGGCGCCCTGCGGGACGTGGCCCTGGCCCACGGCCGCCCCGAGGCGGACCTCAAGGTCCTGGCCCGGCTCGTGCGGGGCTGGGACGAGGGCGTGGAGGGCATCCGGGGCAACCCGGCCTGGGCGGAGATCCTGGCCAAGGCCGAGGCCCTCCAGGGGCACTTCCACCAGCTCTCCGTCCACCCCGGGGGCACCGTCATCGCCCCGGGGCCCCTCTGGCACCACGTGCCCTTCGAGCCGGCCCCGGCCAAGGAGGGCGTGAGCATCACCCAGTGGGACAAGGACGGGGTGGAGGACTACGGCCTCGTGAAGATCGACCTCCTGGGCAACCGCAGCCTCGCGGTGGTGCGGGACGCCCTGCGGGAGCTGGGCCCGCGGGTGCCGCCCGAGGTGCGCTGGCAGCCCCGCGAGGATCCCGCCACCCGGGACCTGCTGGCCCGGGGCGACTCCATGGGCGTCTTCTACGTGGAGAGCCCCGCCACGCGCCAGCTCCAGCAGCGGGTGCGGCGGGGGGACTTCGAGACCCTGGTCATCCACAGCTCCCTCATCCGGCCCGCGGCCAACCGCTGGATCGACACCTACGTGAAGCGCTCCCGCGGCGAGGAAGCCTACGTCCCCAGCCACCCGGTGCTGGCCTCCCTGCTCTCCGAGAGCTACGGCGTCCTCGTCTACCAGGAGGACGTGGTGCGGGTGGGCATGGCCATGGCCGGCTGGACCCACGAGGAGGCCGACAAGCTCCGCAAGATCCTCGGCAAGGACGACTGTTCCGTGAAGCTGCCGGCCTTCGAGGAGAAGTTCCGCGCCGGCTGCGCCGCCCAGGGCGTCCCGCCGGAGGTGGTGGAGGAGACCTGGGACATGGTCCGCACCTTCCGGGGCTACTCCTTCTGCAAGCCCCACTCGGCCAGCTACGCCCAGGTGAGCTTCGAGAGCGCCTGGATCAAGGCCCACTTCCCGGCCCAGTTCTTCGCGTCGGTGATCACGAACCAGGGCGGCTACTACGCCCCCATCGCCTACCTGGGCGACGCGCGCCGCCACGGCCTGGTGGTGCGCGGCCCCGACGCCAACGCCTCGCGCTGGGACTTCTCCGCCGAGGGCGACCGCGCCCTGCGCGTGGGCCTCATGGCCGTCCGGGGCGCCCGGAAGGAGGAGGTGGACGCCCTCCTGGAGGAGCGGGCGCGGCGCGGCCCCTTCGGGGACCTGGAGGACCTCCTGGCCCGGGTGGACCTCTCCGTCCCCACCGTGGAGGCCCTCGGCTCCGGGGGGGCCTTCGACCGCTGGGCCCCGGACGGGGACCGCACCCGGCTCCTGTGGGCGCGCCTGGGCGGCATCCCCGAAGGCGTGCGCCCCCGGCCCACCGACCCCTTCGACCGCGCCGGCCTGGAGCTGGAGCTGCTGGGCCTCACCCTGGAGATCCACCCCGCCGCCCTCCAGCGGGCCCGCCACGGCGGCGCCCCCCACCGCGCCGCCGACGTGGAGCGGCCCGGGCGCCACCTGCGCTTCTGGGCCCTCGTGGTGGCCGAGAAGACCGTCCGCACCGAGCGGGGCGAGCTCATGCAGTTCGTCACCTTCGAGGACGAGACCGCCCTCTGCGAGGCCGTGGCCTTCCCCGACGCCTACCGGAAGCGGAGGCGCCCCTTCCGGGTGGGGGACATCCTCCCCGTGGCGGGCCGAAGCACCCGCCAGGACGGCCTGGCGGCGCTGGAGGTGACGTGAACCGATCGAACGAAATCTGGATTGCACCATCTAATTTTGGACTTACCCTGGGGGTGGAGGCCGCCATGCCCTTGCCCGTTCGGGAACCCCATGCGCAGGAACCGATCGCCCAAACAAGCCAACCCGGCGACGCCGACCTCCTCCTGTCCGCCTTCCGGAAGGTGGCTGCGGCCCTGGACCTGACCCTGGCCGAGCAGGCCGCCCTCCTGGGCGTGTCCCGGGCCACCATCGCCGGCTGGAAGGCCTCCCCCGGGCCGGATCCCGACAAGCTGGACCGCATGGCCCTCGTCGTCGCCATCCACGGCCTGGCCGGGGAGGCCTTCCCGGGCGACGGCGGCGCCGAGGGCTGGCTGCGCCGCCCCAACCTGGCCCCCCCCTTCCTGGGCGAGGCCCCCCTGGACCTCCTGCTGAAGGGGCGCTTCGAGAGCCTGCTGCGGGCCCACGATCACCTGCAGGCCCTGGTGCGGGTGTGGTGAAGCCCCTGCCCGCCCTCCAAGTCACCGGCACCTGGGTGCGCCTGCACCGGACGGAGGCCGGCCCCCTGGCCAGCCTCCTCACGCCGGCCGAACGGGACGCCGTCGCCCGCCGCCTGGGGGTCCCCGCCGCCTCCGGCCTCTGGGTGCCGGCCGCCTCCGGCTCCTGGGGCGGCCGCTTCACGCCCCCCCAGGGGCCCGGATCCCTGTACCTGGGCAGCGACCTCGCCACCTGCGTGGACGAGGTGGCCCACCACCACGCCCGGGCCTGCCGGGCCTCCGTGGGGACGCCACCCGGCACCCGGGCCACCTTCCGCCCCCTGCGCTTCGAGGTGGACGGCCGCTTCGCCGACGCCAGCGCCGACCGCCGGAAGCGCCTCCACGCCCCCGACGACTACGGGCCCTCCTGGGCCTACGGCCTCCGGGCCCGGGCGGACGGATGGGACGGCGTCCATTTCCGCAGCGTGCGCCACCGGGGCGGCTGGTGCCTGGCCGTCTTCCAGGAGCGGGCGGTCCGCTTCCAGGAGGCCCTCTGGGGGGCCGTCATCCTGGCCTGGGACGGCGCCCGGTCCGTGCGGATCGCCTGAACCCGGGGGGTTGCGCAAATCTGAACATATGCTCAGAATGAGGGGAACCGGCCGCTCGAATGAACCCGCGCCGCTCCAGGAGTTCCCCATGGCCTCCCTCCGCATCGCCCTCCCCTCCGCCCTGCCCGGCGGTCTCGAAGCGTCCATCGACGCCCACTTCGGCCACTGCGCCGTCTACACCCTCGTGGACGTGGCGGAGGGCCGCGTCCAGGGCGTCGAGACCCTGCCCGGCCTTCCCCACGAGGCTGGCGGCTGCCTCCAGGCGGTCAGCTACCTGGCCGGCAAGGGGGTCTCGGTCCTCATCGCCGGCGGCCTCGGCCGGCGCCCCCTGATGGGCTTCAATGAGGCGGGCATCGAGGTCTACCGGGGCGCCGGGCTCGCCGACGTGGCATCGGCCGTCCAGGCCTGGATCCAGGGCCAGCTGCCCCGCTTCACCGCCGAATTCACCTGCCACGGCGGCGGCCACCACGCCCATTGACCCACCCTACGGACGGCC
Encoded here:
- a CDS encoding Y-family DNA polymerase gives rise to the protein MPFQMACQGDAGLKDRPLAFLSEGAARTPCLWLVNRRARAEGLAPGEPMDQALRRVPGLRVLDPTPQTWWEAQAALGEFLQHWSPQGLLGRMGEALVELRGTGRLHGGPLDAAARMQRDLREAHGWLSHGGLSLSATAARIATRAPEAPGLHLAQVPEGSEQVFLAPHPLIRLPDITPRVRYRFRRLGLMRLGDLQPVPLPTLAQIMPEADARVALARARGEDRPRLPMLADPLGESRHPWRLEPPCLPEEVPLAIWCLDRFWNDGRTPRQLTLRWWDVDGEAHAWKAPEAALAEPAMALARLVEAAFRRGATRRILVHRLELHAAWGLGRPRSLFEEPLARKLGALETTLAKLRRRFPGQPVLPGWAKGVAS
- a CDS encoding helix-hairpin-helix domain-containing protein, translated to MTFALAITDFSVGEGVYTAPMAVALAKHLGYRALAAWDSGLHGWPRLREAALAAGLTPLLGCRFPWRGFAFGALPCSDRGYGELCRLLTDQAHGREGEPPRECVLLAETPEGQAYLAREGFAVHLLANPRASREGLDAARQGIPLACPQVLRFRKAAGLDLHRLKRAMAGRSTVARVEPLWEPRDAAVTRAQWETRFPGADPAAARETEAILERASAWRMHWGDWVMPRPIRAMDADLDAELAERVRAGIPRRYAEPPPELAGRIGLELDLIRRKRFAGYFLAVHDIIREARATRTCGRGSGAASVVSFLLGITNVDPVATNLMFERFLSEARRDPPDLDIDFAWDERDAVIASVFRRYGADRIAMVSNHVYFKAKGALRDVALAHGRPEADLKVLARLVRGWDEGVEGIRGNPAWAEILAKAEALQGHFHQLSVHPGGTVIAPGPLWHHVPFEPAPAKEGVSITQWDKDGVEDYGLVKIDLLGNRSLAVVRDALRELGPRVPPEVRWQPREDPATRDLLARGDSMGVFYVESPATRQLQQRVRRGDFETLVIHSSLIRPAANRWIDTYVKRSRGEEAYVPSHPVLASLLSESYGVLVYQEDVVRVGMAMAGWTHEEADKLRKILGKDDCSVKLPAFEEKFRAGCAAQGVPPEVVEETWDMVRTFRGYSFCKPHSASYAQVSFESAWIKAHFPAQFFASVITNQGGYYAPIAYLGDARRHGLVVRGPDANASRWDFSAEGDRALRVGLMAVRGARKEEVDALLEERARRGPFGDLEDLLARVDLSVPTVEALGSGGAFDRWAPDGDRTRLLWARLGGIPEGVRPRPTDPFDRAGLELELLGLTLEIHPAALQRARHGGAPHRAADVERPGRHLRFWALVVAEKTVRTERGELMQFVTFEDETALCEAVAFPDAYRKRRRPFRVGDILPVAGRSTRQDGLAALEVT
- a CDS encoding antitoxin Xre-like helix-turn-helix domain-containing protein translates to MPLPVREPHAQEPIAQTSQPGDADLLLSAFRKVAAALDLTLAEQAALLGVSRATIAGWKASPGPDPDKLDRMALVVAIHGLAGEAFPGDGGAEGWLRRPNLAPPFLGEAPLDLLLKGRFESLLRAHDHLQALVRVW
- a CDS encoding RES family NAD+ phosphorylase, which translates into the protein MKPLPALQVTGTWVRLHRTEAGPLASLLTPAERDAVARRLGVPAASGLWVPAASGSWGGRFTPPQGPGSLYLGSDLATCVDEVAHHHARACRASVGTPPGTRATFRPLRFEVDGRFADASADRRKRLHAPDDYGPSWAYGLRARADGWDGVHFRSVRHRGGWCLAVFQERAVRFQEALWGAVILAWDGARSVRIA
- a CDS encoding NifB/NifX family molybdenum-iron cluster-binding protein, producing MASLRIALPSALPGGLEASIDAHFGHCAVYTLVDVAEGRVQGVETLPGLPHEAGGCLQAVSYLAGKGVSVLIAGGLGRRPLMGFNEAGIEVYRGAGLADVASAVQAWIQGQLPRFTAEFTCHGGGHHAH